The sequence ACTGCCCAGCAACTGTATTGGCAAAAGTTTTTCGTTAAGAAACAACCAGGCAAAACCTATGGTAAAAGCCAGTTCAACCGTACTTGTTATTGATGCCCGGCTAGCCCCTAACCTTGCCAGACCACTTAAATAAAGAGTTACAGGTAAAACCGTACATAAAAATGCTGAGCCTAAACCTATTAAAAAATGCGGCACTGTCAACTGACCGGCCAATATTGCCGGCGGCGGTAAAATTATTATGGCCAATAAAGAAGAAATTGTTGTAACTAAAGCGGCAATGGCAATTGGTCCTACCTCTCTGCTTGTTTTTTGCCCCCTTACAATATAAACGGCAAACATTACGGCTGACACAAAGCCATAGCCTATGCCATGCCAGTTTATTTGAAAACTCTGGCTGAATATATTGATAACCATAAGACAGCCGAGGAAAACCAGTCCTAATGACAGCATGCGCTTAACAGTTAATTTTTCGTGGTAAAAAAAAGTCATAATTAAAACTACCATGGCCGGGTAAAGGTAAAACAGCATGCTGGCTACCGCCGCAAACAAGTGCCTGGTAGCCATAAGGTAAAACAATGATGCCAAAAAATAGGCTGCCGACTGCAACAACAAGTCTTTAAAAGAAGATTTGATAACTGACAATTGTATTTTTTTAGTTATCGCGGCAAAAACCGTTAGTATAGCAGCTGCCCCCAAAAAACGCATGGCTAAAAGGTCATTCATTGAAACATGCATAAGAAAACCAAGTTTATAAAAAACCGCCAATACAGCTGAACCTAAAGCAGATAAGATAACAAACAAATAACCTTGTAACAGCATTGTTGAATCTCCTTTTTAGCTACTGATAAAACCTCCTGGCGGGCCAGGAGGTTTCGCAAGCGATTAATTAATTATTTAGAAAAAGTTTATTGTGTAAGTTCTTACCTTCACTAAACTCATTATAAAAAATAATGTCATATATTGTACAATACTGTCTGATTATACCGGGTATAAGCAAAATATATATATATAGACGGTTCTTGTGGCCATATGACGTGATACCCGCGGCAAGTGGCAGCTAATTGCTTAAAAAAAGGCCTGCCAACGCAAGGGGGTTAACAGGCCGGAAAATCAGCAGAAGCAATATCATTCATTCTTATTAATAATGCTGTCAATCATTTCAATAATGTCTTCTTTTTCGTGCAAGCCGCCAATTCGTTTCTTATATTCGTAGTCTTTAAAGATTAACAGCTGGGGGATGCCCTTTAAGCCAAAACGCTTGTGCAGCTCCACATACTTATCGACATCAACGTAATATACATTTAGCCTACCGGCATAATAACTAACCAGGTCTTCCACGATGGGAAGCAGTTCTTTACAAATATTACATCTTTCTGCAGCAAAAAATACTAATGAGGGTGTACTGCTCTCGAAGGTGCAATCATCGAAATTATATGGAGTTAATCGTTGAAATGTCTCATAACCCATATTGGGCAGCCCCCCCCTTTGTTCAATAAAGCTACAGCTTAAACCGCTCTTTAATGAGCTCATGATTAAGATTGCCGCTTAGCTGCGCTTTGAGACGGCCGTTTTCTACCAGCACCACAGAGGGTATGTCAGTGATGCCATATTTCCGGGCAATACGCTTTTTCCGGGATACGTCCACCTTAACTATTTTATACTGGCCGCCCTGAGCTGCAACTAATGCTTCCAGGCTGCCGGCCAAATTAATGCTTTCGCTGTTGGCCGGACTCCAGAATACAAGTAATACCGGCTTATCTGCATTTAAGACCTCTTCTTTAAAACTCTGTTCTTCTTCTAAATATCTTTCCGCAGCTACTGCCGCAATAGCCCCGTCGTTAGCGGCCGTAACCACCTGACGTAAATATTTAACCCGGGCATCGCCGGCAGCAAATACCCCGTCCACCGAGGTTTCCATTTGTTCGTTGGCTATAATATACCCTCTCTCATCCAATTCTACTTGTCCTTGGAGGAAGGAGGTACCGGGAACCATACCTACATAAATAAATACGCCGTGAGCCTTAAGTTCTGTTAACTCACCGGTTTTTAAGTTTTTAACAACTACCGCCTCAACTTCGCCTTTACCTTTAATTTCAGCCAGGACAGAGTTCCAAACAAACTCAATTTTAGGATTCTGAAACGCCTTTTCGGCACTGGCCCGGTTGCAATCCACAATACCCTCGTCATGGATGACAATAACCGTTACTTTGCGGGCATATTTGGTAATATACATCGCTTCCTCAATGGCAGCATCGCCGTTGCCTACCACCACTACATCCAGGTCCGTATAAAACTCTGCGTCGCAGGTGGCGCAATAGGAAACACCGTTGCCTCGCAACGCCCGTTCGCCGGGAATATTTAACAGGCGGGGTTGCGAACCCGGGGCCAAAATAACAGCCCGGGCCTGATACCGGCGGCCCTTTTTCGTGTTAATAATTTTTATTTCGCCGCTCAGGTCAACCTCTGTAACCTCTTCTTTAATGATTTCTGCGCCAAATTCTTTGGCATGGGCCGCTATGGTTTTCATCAGCTCCGGCCCGGATGTACTCTTAAAGCCGGGAAAATTCACTATTTCTCTGGTTGTAAAGGCCATGCCGCCAACCGCTCCTTTTTCCAAAACAGCGGTCTTCAATCTGGCTCTGGCCCCATAAATACCTGCCGCCAAACCGGCAGGTCCGCCACCGATAATTATTAAATCATAAATTGACACTTCTTTCACCTCGTTAGCGTTGTAATTTGTTTCCGTAAAATCGACGGAAGCAGTGCAGCATCCGGTGTGTATGTTACATGCTTCACTAATCAATTAAATTATAAAAAGTATGCCGGAAGCTGTAAAATACACAATGCTTATACCCGGTATAAGAGATAACGAAACGCTGAAACACCTACATCTTAACAGTAGCTGCCATACAAATAAGTCCTTCCCTGCTCGGAAAGGACT is a genomic window of Desulforamulus hydrothermalis Lam5 = DSM 18033 containing:
- a CDS encoding DMT family transporter, producing MLLQGYLFVILSALGSAVLAVFYKLGFLMHVSMNDLLAMRFLGAAAILTVFAAITKKIQLSVIKSSFKDLLLQSAAYFLASLFYLMATRHLFAAVASMLFYLYPAMVVLIMTFFYHEKLTVKRMLSLGLVFLGCLMVINIFSQSFQINWHGIGYGFVSAVMFAVYIVRGQKTSREVGPIAIAALVTTISSLLAIIILPPPAILAGQLTVPHFLIGLGSAFLCTVLPVTLYLSGLARLGASRASITSTVELAFTIGFAWLFLNEKLLPIQLLGSAVIILGIVVLQTEKEPAGNI
- a CDS encoding thioredoxin family protein, with protein sequence MGYETFQRLTPYNFDDCTFESSTPSLVFFAAERCNICKELLPIVEDLVSYYAGRLNVYYVDVDKYVELHKRFGLKGIPQLLIFKDYEYKKRIGGLHEKEDIIEMIDSIINKNE
- the trxB gene encoding thioredoxin-disulfide reductase encodes the protein MSIYDLIIIGGGPAGLAAGIYGARARLKTAVLEKGAVGGMAFTTREIVNFPGFKSTSGPELMKTIAAHAKEFGAEIIKEEVTEVDLSGEIKIINTKKGRRYQARAVILAPGSQPRLLNIPGERALRGNGVSYCATCDAEFYTDLDVVVVGNGDAAIEEAMYITKYARKVTVIVIHDEGIVDCNRASAEKAFQNPKIEFVWNSVLAEIKGKGEVEAVVVKNLKTGELTELKAHGVFIYVGMVPGTSFLQGQVELDERGYIIANEQMETSVDGVFAAGDARVKYLRQVVTAANDGAIAAVAAERYLEEEQSFKEEVLNADKPVLLVFWSPANSESINLAGSLEALVAAQGGQYKIVKVDVSRKKRIARKYGITDIPSVVLVENGRLKAQLSGNLNHELIKERFKL